CCATGCGGGTAGCGGCTTACTGGAAGCAAGGTTTGATCGCGCATCATGAAAACCTGGAAAGCTAATCATTGATGAAATCCGGCTACAGCCGGATTCTCATTTGAACTCTTCCACCAAAAAATCAATCAATGCCCTGACCTTGGCAGGTTGCTGGCGGCGGCTCAGGTAATAGACATACAGGTCAGCCGATGGCAAGGTATAGGCAGGCAAGACGATTTGCAGCCTGCCGCTTTCCAGGTATTTATTCAAATCCCATTCCGAGCGCACCAGGATGCCGTGGCCATCCAGCGCCCAGTTCAGCACCACGTCGCCGTCATTGCTGGACACCGCGCCGCGTACTTTGACCAGTTCCACCTTGCGGCCTTTTTCCAGACGCCAGGTGCCATATACATCATCATTTTGCCTGTGCAGGATGCAGCGGTGATGATGCAGCTCAGCAGGCGTTTGCGGATGCCCGGCCTGTTTCAGATAGGCGGGTGAAGCGCATAAAAAGCGCCGGTTGCTCATGAGTTTGCGGGCACCCAGGCGTGAATCCGGCAATTCGCCAAAGCGTATCGCCAGGTCATACGCCTCTTCCACCAGGCCTATGGGGCGGTCAGTCAGTTGCAATTGCACTTCCACCTGTTCATGCAAATGGGCAAAGCGTGACACCAGCGGTGCAATGTGGGTGCGGCCAAAGCCGGGTGTGGCGTTTACCCGCAGCAAACCTTTGGGGACGCCTCGGCTGCTCGATACCGATTCTTCCATATCGCGGATACTGCCCAGTATCTGCGTTGCCTGCACAAGATAGGATTCGCCTTCGCTGGTCAGACTAAGGCGGCGTGTGGTGCGGTTGACCAGACGTACACCCAGGCGTTGTTCCATCAACATCAGGCGTTTGGTCACCGCAGGCGGGGTGATACCCAGTTCGCGTGCTGTCGCCGACAAACTGCCCAGCTTGGCCAGCAGCACGAAAAAAGTCAGCTCAGGGGCGATATCGATATTCACTTGAAGTAAATAATGGTTTAAATATGAGTGAATTATATAGCTATAAATGAAGAGTAAGCTTTGAGCATACAAAGTTTGCCCTCATCACCTATCAGGATAAAGCCAAATGAAAATCGTAGAAATCCGCGAACAAACCGTTCCCATCAGTTCACCCATACGCAATGCCTATATTGATTTCAGCAAGATGACGCTGAGTCTGGTCGCTGTTGTAACGGACGTGGTCAGAGATGGCAAGCGCGTCATCGGTTACGGTTTCAATTCCAATGGCCGCTATGGGCAAGGTAAACTCATGCGCGAACGCTTCATCCCGCGCGTGCTGGAAGCTGCACCAGAAAGCCTGATCAATGATGCCGGTGATAATCTTGACCCGCACAAGATCTGGAACTGCATGTTCACCAATGAAAAACCCGGCGGCCACGGTGAGCGCTCGGTAGCCATCGGTACCATCGACATGGCAGTCTGGGATGCGGTATCCAAGATAGAAGGCAAGCCATTGTTCCAGTTATTCGCCGAACGCTATGGCAATGACACGCCAGACCGCAATATTTTCGTCTATGCAGCAGGTGGTTACTACTACCCCGGCCAGAACCACGACAAACTCAAGGATGAAATGCGCAGCTATATTGACCGTGGCTATACCGTGGTCAAGAAAAAGATAGGCGGTGCCTCGCTCGATGAAGACTTGCGCCGCATCGACTCCGTCTTGAGCGTCTTGGGTGATGGCCAAAAACTTGCGGTCGATGCGAATGGCCGTTTCGATCTCGACACTGCTATACAGTATGCCAAGGCACTCTCGCAATACGACCTGTTCTGGTATGAAGAACCGGGCGACCCGCTGGATTTTGAATTGCAGGCCACGCTGCGCAATTACTACCCCAATCCCATGGCGACAGGTGAAGACCTGTTCTCGATGCAGGATGCCCGCAATCTCATACGCTATGGCGGCATGCGTGCTGACCGCGACTGGTTGCAATTCGATTGCGCCCTCAGCTATGGCCTCGTCGAATACCTGCGCACGCTGGACATGTTGCGTGGACATGGCTGGTCAGCCAAACGCTGCATCCCCCATGGTGGTCACCAGATGTCATTGAATATTGCTGCTGGCCTGGGCCTTGGTGGCAATGAATCCTATCCCGATCTGTTCCAGCCCTATGGCGGTTTCCCGGATGGTGTGAAGGTAGAAAACGGCCACATCCTGCTGCCAGAATTGCCAGGCATAGGTTTTGAAGGCAAGGCGGATTTGTATGCGCAGATGCGCAAGCTGGCTGAGTAATTGGCTTGCAAAATGATCAGCAATACCAGCGCCAGGCAGCCAGCATCTGACGGGCGTCCGCACTGCCAGCCAGCAATTCGTCCAGATCCAGAGTGACTTGCGCACGTGCGGCGGCTGTCAATTCATAGGTGTCATCAAAAGCCTGTTCATCCAGTTCGCGCATGGTATTTGCGACACAGGCGATGGCGGCAAAGGCTGTCAGCAAGTCTGGTGCAAACAGCTGGAAATCAGGCTTGCCACCCGCGTTCAGTGATAGACCAGTAGGCCCGACTTTTTCATGGACTATTTCACCCCATGGGCCTATCTGTTCATAAAGGCTGGCAACAATCACAGGCAGGGCTACTTCACCCTGCCAGTCACTTGCTGCTTGCGGGCGTAATTCTCCCCAGGGTGACAGCAAGTCACGCAAGACAGCAATAGTGATCGTGCCTATTTTGTCACCCCATCTTCCTTGAACATGGTTTTCAAACCACGCAAGGCCTGGCGTATGCGCGACTCATTTTCAATTAAGGCAAAGCGCACATATTCATCGCCATATTCACCAAAGCCTATGCCGGGTGAGACGCAGAGTTTGGCTTTTTCCAGTACCTGTTTGGAAAATTCCAGCGAACCCAGATGGCGGTAATGCTCTGGGATGTGTGCCCAGATATACATCGAGGCCTTGGGTTTTTCCACCATCCAGCCCAGTTCATGCAAGCCTTTGACGAGTACATCGCGGCGGCGCTGGTACTGGTCGCGTATCTCATTGACGCAAGTCTGGTCGCCCTCGAGTGCAGCAATCGCCGCCACCTGCACGGGTGTGAAGCTGCCATAGTCGTGGTAACTCTTGATACGGGCGAGTGCCGCGACCAGTTCCTTGTTACCGACCATGAAGCCTATGCGCCAGCCGGCCATGTTATAACTCTTGGACATCGTGAAAAATTCCACGGCTACGTCGCGTGCCCCGGGCACCTGCATGATGGACGGGGCTTTCCAGCCGTCGTAGGTGATGTCGGCATAAGCCAGATCATGCACCACCAGAATATTGTGTTCCTTGGCCAGCTTGACCACGCGCTCAAAAAATTCCAGCTCCACGCATTGCGCGGTGGGATTCGATGGAAAGCCAAAGATCATCATCTTCGGTTTGGGATAAGTTTCGCGTATGGCTCTTTCCAGCTCGGCAAAAAAATCCACGCCAGGGCTCATGCGTATCGAACGTATATCGGCACCGGCGATCACCGCGCCATAGATATGGATAGGGTAGCTGGGATTGGGCACCAGCACCGTGTCACCCTTGTCCAGCGTTGCCAGCATCAGATGCGCCAGACCTTCTTTCGAACCTATGGTGACAATGGCTTCGCTATCAGGATTGATATCGACTTCGTAACGGCTCTTGTACCAGTGCGCAATAGCACGGCGTAAACGGGGTATGCCCTTGGAGGCAGAATAACCGTGGGTGTCAGGGCGTTGTGCCACTTCGACCAGTTTTTCTACGATGTGCGCAGGGGTTGCGCCATCGGGATTACCCATGGACATATCGATGATGTCTTCGCCACGACGGCGCGCGGCCATCTTCAGCTCGGCAGTGATATTGAATACGTAAGGGGGAAGGCGGTTGATACGAGCGAAAGAGAACTTTGTTGCAGGCACAGGTGCGCCTTCAACAGTAGAACCCCGGCCCGGCGGAGTAGTTGTATTTGTCATTATCTAAATTGTACGTAGCCCTTGTAGTCCATAAGACTGCAAGAACGGGCGCCCGGAACCGTCCGAGCGACGTTGAAGCGATTTGCTTCGCGTTTGATTGTAGCTAGCAATCTGGATTTCAGCAAGATGCGTTATGCTTGCTAAAACAAATTTGTCGCTATTCAATCAATTCGAAAAAAGTGGAGCCGTAACATGAACTTATTCCAGGAAGGCATATTGCAGGTCGCCCCTGCCCATGCCGTTTATCTCAGTCTGAATATCAAGGCAGGTGCTGATGCCGTAACTGTCAAGAAGGTAATACGCGATCTTGCTGACAAGACTGATGGCCAGAATCTGGTCATCGGTTTCGGTGCCAGCCTCTTGCAGTTATTAGGCAGTGAGATCACAGGCATGAAAGAATTCCACGGCATAGAAGGCAGCCGCATGCGCCTGCCTGCGACACCAGCAGCATTGTGGTGCTGGTTGCGCCAGCATGAACGCGGTGATCTGGTGCGCCAGTTACACCAACTTCTGTCTTTGCTGGCACCGGCATTTGAAGTACAACAACAGGTCGATGCCTTCAAATACAAGGAAGGCCGTGACCTCAGCGGTTATGAAGATGGTACCGAGAATCCGCATGACGATGCTGCCATCGCTGCTGCTTTTGTGGCGGGTGACACGCCCGGTCTGGCAGGTTCAAGCTTCGTCGCCATCCAGCAATGGCTGCACAAGTTTCATCGCTTTGATGCCATGGCAACAGCAGACCAGGACAATGCCATAGGCCGTCGCCGCAGCGATAATGAAGAGCTTGAAGATGCGCCAGAATCTGCCCACGTCAAACGTACTGCACAGGAAGATTTCACACCTGAAGCCTTCATGCTCAGGCGTTCCATGCCCTGGTCTGCACAGGACAAGGCCGGCTTATATTTTGTTGCCTTTGCCAATTCCTTCTACCCGTTTGAAGTGCAGTTGAAACGCATGTCAGGTGCTGAAGATGGTGTCACTGATGCCCTGTTCCAGTTCACCGTGCCGCAGACGGGCAGCTATTTCTGGTGCCCGCCCATGCAGGATGGCAAGCCAGATCTGCGCTTATTGAACCTCGTCTGACTCCGGCGCTTTTAACAAGGCGAGGAAGCCTTCCAGCGGCAAGGGTTTGGAGAAGTAATAACCCTGGAAGGCATAGCAATTATGCGCAATCAAAAATGCTCGCTGGGCACTGGTTTCCACCCCTTCGGCAATCACATTCAAACCCAGGTTAACGCCCAATGAAATAATCGCGCGGACGATGGTCGCATCGTTTTCATCGTGGCTGAGATCACGCACAAAAGACTGGTCTATCTTCAACTGGTTCAGCGGCAGGCGTTGCAAATAGGCCAGTGAAGAATAGCCCGTGCCAAAATCATCCATGGAAAAAGCAATACCGAGCTTTTTCAATTCGTGCATTTTCTCGGTCGTGGCATCGACATTGTCGAGCACGGTACTCTCGGTGAGTTCTATCTTCAGGCGGGTTGGGTCTATCTTGTGACGCCGTATGATTTCGCTGAGGGTATCAACAAAATCGACTTGCTGGAATTGTTTGGCACTGACGTTGACCGCCAGGGTCAGGTGGCGGGTGTCCTTGCTGCCTTCCCATTGCTTGATCTGGGCACAGGCGGTTTCCAGTACCCATAAGCCGATAGGAATAATCAGGCCGGTTTCTTCTGCCAGCGGGATAAAGTCTGCTGGTGAAATAAAGCCACGGTCAGGATGTATCCAGCGCAGCAGGGCTTCTGCACCGATGAGTTTGCCTTCGGAATTCACTTGTACCTGGTAATACAACTGGAATTGATTATTCGCCAGTGCCACGCGCAAATTCGATTCCAGCAGCATGCGCACTACGAGTATGGCTTGCATGGCCGGGTCAAAAAAGCGCACCGCATTGCGGCCTGCCGTCTTGGCTTCATACATGGCCGTATCGGCGCGCTTGAACAAATCCTTGACCGTGATATCGCCACCCTGGAACAGGCAGACACCTATACTGCTGGAACCATGATGTTCAAAGTCGGTGATCTGGTAAGGCTGGCTAAGTAGCTGGCGTATCTTCTCGGCTATCCTGTCAGCCTGGCGCAAGGCTTCTTCTTTTTCTACACTCAGTTCTTCGAGCACCACGACAAATTCATCGCCACCGAGCCGTGCCACGGTGTCACTGTCGCGCACACAGGTTTGCAGGCGGCTGGCAGTTTCTATCAACAGCAGGTCACCCGCATCATGACCACGGGTATCGTTGAGGGTCTTGAAATTATCGAGGTCGATAAACAGGATGGCGCTATGATTGTCCTTGCGGTTGCTGACCGAGATCAGGTGTTGCAACCTGTCCATCAGCAAACGGCGGTTCGGTAATTGCGTCAGCGGATCATAAAAAGCCAGATTGCGTATCTCTGCTTCATAACCTTTGTGGCGGCTGATGTCATTGAAAGAACCTATGTAATTGCTGACTTCGCCACGGCTATCGGTGATCGCTGTCAGGGTCACCATTTGCGGATAAATTTCACCATTCTTGCGGCGGCTCCACAATTCGCCGTGCCAGTAGCGGTGTTCTGCCAGTGAGAGATTGATCTGCTCAAAAAAATCCCTGTCCTGCTGTTTGGTCTTGTGCAGGGGCGGGCGTTTGCCTATCAGGTCTTCTGTCGTATAGCCAGAAATGCGGGTGAACGCCTGATTCAGTCTCAGCATGATCCAGTTGGCGTCGGTGACGAAGATACCTTCCTGTGATTCAAAGGTGCAGGCAGCAATGCGCAAATCCTGTTCAGCCTGTTTGCGTTCGGTAATGTCGGTGATAAAGCAATGCCATAACATCGAGCCGCCGGGCTCAGGTTCTGGCAAGCCATCGAGATACAGCCAGCGTACCGTACCGTCCTTGCGATGCATGCGAAACTCACTTTGCCAGGGAGCCAGGTTGCGCATGGCATCGCGTATCAGTTCGGTGCCCTTTTCTATATCCTGCGGGTCTATGCGATTAAACAAATGCAGGGCATCGTCCCTGACTTCTTCATGCGTGACTTCAAGCATCTGCACAATGGCATCACTGGCAAAAGGGATGCTCGCACTATGGTCAGGTCGTATGCGGTATTGCAAGACCAGGCCGGGCAAGCGTGAGGCAACCTTGTTGATGCGTTGATAAGCTTCTTCTATTTGCCGGGTGGCGTCTATGCTTTCTGACTGCAGGGCAGTGATGATCAGGGTGATCAGCACCATGGTCGTCATATACGCCCACAATATCAGCAGGTTGGCCTGGCCACCGTCATAAAACGGCCCCATGCTGTGCGATGTTGCCCAGGCCGAGAACAAAGACGTGATCAGCACTGCGCAAGAGGCACCAGTAATGCCAAAGCGCATGGCTGCCCAGATCATGATGCCCACCATGATGAAGGTCAGGTGCAGGTGGCTGTAGGGGGACGCAAAGATCAGCCAGTTGGCCAGTGCAAACAAGAGCAGAAAGCCAAAGATTTCCTTCCTGCGTCTGGAAAAGCCAGACAAGGATTTCAGTGAAAAAGACAACAACAGTGGTGCTGCCAGCAAGGCACCTACAGTGTCCCCTGCCCACCAGGTCAGCCAGACCGCCGCCGGATCAGCGTTCAGGCCATGCAGCCACAGCGTCAGCGTACCACCGGTCGCCGAGATGCACATGCCCAGCATGACAGCCACGCCAAAGCCGATAACGTCACGCCGTCTTGAAAAATTACGCCTGAAACCCTGTTTGCGCAATAACCATTTACTGAGCAGAGGCCCCAGCGTATTCCCTATCGCCAGACTGCCAGCCACCAGCACACTGAAACCGGCCGACATTTCCAGCAGCCAGGCCGCGATGAACACCGCTGCCGAGGCCAGCTTGCCATAGCGCAGCAAGCCCGTGATGGCAATGCCGGTTGGCAGCCAGATCAGGCTGACATTCGGGTTGACGTAGGGGATGGACAAACCTATGCGACCGGCACCAAAGTAGGCCAGCATGATCAATAGAAAATGCCCCAGCCTCAGTTCCTGGCGAAAGTTTCTTGTATTGGCAAATTGCTCTGATTTATGCATGGACGAGGACTATAAATGGCTTGAGCAATTATGCGGCAAAGGCAGGGATGCATTGGTTAACTTTTGATAAGTCAACATTCCGTATCAACAAGTCGCGGGCTGGCAAAACCCCATACAGCAGCTTTTGCTTAACTTTAGATCAATATCCATCGTTCTTCCAGGCTGAGATGGAAAACGCCCACCCTGGCAAATTTTTACATCTTGTTTACGCCACCCATTTAAGTCTTTACGAAGTTTTTACATGCTTCTGGCTATGCTTCAACGTGTAAAAACGAGGAGCGAAGCATGGAATATCTGATGGAATTTTTATATCTCGCAGGCATGGGAATGTTCTTCCTGCTGATCTGGGCTTTGGTGCTGGCCTGCGACACTTTGGGAGCAAAAGCATGAATCCCTTCTACATCGTGGGCACGGTGGTGGCTGCCGCCCTGTTCGTTTATCTGATCGCAGCCTTGTTGAATGCCGAGGAGCTGTGATGACTACGCAAGCAATTGTTTTATTGGTATTGTTTCTTGGTGTGCTACTGCTCTTGTCTTATCCTTTGGGTCGCTACATCGCCAGGATAGCGGATGACAAGGCCACAGTACCTGGCATGGGCTGGTTGCGCTGGCTGGAAAAAGGCTTGTACCGTGTCGCAGGCGTTAAAGCAGAAGCAGGCATGGGCTGGAAGCAATTTGCTGTCGCCTTGCTGGTGTTTAATACCCTGGGCGCATTGCTGGTGTATGCAGTGCAACGCCTGCAAGTCTGGCTGCCTTTGAATCCGCAAAACATGGCGAATGTCAGCATGGATTCATCCTTCAATACCGCGGTCAGCTTTGTCGCCAATACCAACTGGCAAGGCTATGCCGGTGAATCCACCATGAGTTACCTGACACAGATGCTGGTGCTGGCCGGACAAAACTTCTTTTCCGCAGCGACCGGCATAGCAGTCGTGTTTGCGCTGATACGCGGTTTTTCCCGTCATTCAGCCACGTCCATAGGTAATTTCTGGACTGATATCACTCGTTCTACCCTGTACCTGCTGTTGCCATTGTCGGTGATATTTGCCGTCTTCCTCATGGGCCAGGGCGTGATCCAGAATTTCTCTGGCTATAAAGACGTGCAACTGATTGACCCGGTCACTTACAGCCAGCCCAAGCTCGGCCCTGACGCGCAAGCTTTGAAAGATGACAAGGGTGCACCCATCATGGAAACCCTGACGGCGACTACCCAAACCCTGCCCATGGGCCCGGTGGCTTCGCAAGAAGCGATCAAGATGCTGGGCACCAATGGTGGCGGCTTTTTCAATGCCAATTCGGCACATCCTTATGAAAACCCCAGCTACCTGAGCAATTTCATGCAGATGATCGCCATCTTCCTGATACCTGCTGCGCTGTGTTTTGCTTTTGGCCACATGGTCGGTGATATGCGCCAGGGTTGGGCGGTATTGACGGCAATGACGGTCTTGTTCGTGGCAATGACGCTGACAGTGATGTTGTCTGAACAGCAGACTCACCCGGTGCTTGCTTCCATGAATATCGACCAGGCTACTTCAGCCCTGCAAGCCGGTGGCAATATGGAAGGCAAGGAAACCCGCTTCGGCATCAGCGCCTCCAGCCTGTTTGTGGCCGTGACGACGGCAGCCTCCTGCGGTGCAGTGAACGCCATGCATGATTCCCTCATGCCTATCGGCGGCCTGGTACCTATCGTCCTCATGCAGTTTGGTGAAGTGGTGTTTGGTGGCGTAGGCAGTGGCCTGTACGGCATGTTGATCTTCGCGATATTGGCCGTGTTTATTGCTGGCCTGATGATAGGCCGCACTCCAGAATACCTGGGCAAGAAAATCCAGGCATTTGAAATGAAGATGACTTCCATCGCCATCCTGGTAACACCGGTATTGGTGCTGGCTGGCACAGCCATCGCAGTCATGTCGGAGGCAGGCAAGGCCGGTATTCTGAATCCCGGTGCCCATGGTTTTTCTGAAGTGCTGTATGCCTTCACCTCTGCTGCCAACAACAATGGCAGCGCCTTTGCCGGCTTGAGTGCGAATACGCCCTTCTACAACATCATGCTGGCGATAGCCATGTGGTTTGGCCGCTTTGCCATGATCGTGCCTGTGCTGGCGATAGCCGGTTCACTGGCAAGCAAGAAAAGGCTGGAAGCCAATGCCGGCACCATGCCCACCCATGGCCCCATGTTCATTGCCTTGCTGGTTGGTACGGTGGTGCTCATCAGTGTGCTCAATTATGTGCCTGCCCTGGCCTTGGGACCAGTGGTTGAACATCTGCAACTGATCGCGAAATAACGCACGAATTAATTTAAGCAGTCTGAGTGACAGCCGCATCTGGAATGCGCTTTCATTCAGACCCGCCAGTAGTTTAAGGGGATTAACATGTCTAGTACCAGTGTACAAAAGTCGATAGACAGCAAAGTCAATACAGCCGCCAAACCTGGCGCTGGACAAGCTGGCGACACCACAGCCAGCGGCAAGCCACGCCTGTCGCTATTTGACAGCAGCCTGCTCATGCCTGCCGTCATCGATTCATTCAAAAAGCTCAGCCCACGCACACAATTGCGCAGCCCGGTGATGTTTGTCGTGTATGTAGGCAGCATCATCACCAGCATGCTGTTCGTGCAATCCCTGATGGGTGAAGGGGAAGCCAGCCCTGGCTTTATCCTCGCCATTTCCATCTGGTTATGGTTCACCGTCCTGTTTGCCAATTTTGCCGAAGCACTGGCAGAAGGCCGCAGCAAGGCCCAGGCCGCTTCCCTGCGCGCCTTGAAGCAAACCGTCATGGCCAAAAAACTGGCGATACCAAAACACGGCACCACCTGGCTGCCAGCCCAGGCCAATGACTTGCGCAAGGGTGACGTGGTACTGGTGGAAGCCAATGACGTTATCCCCATCGATGGTGAAGTCATAGAAGGCGTGGCAACGGTCGATGAAAGCGCCATCACTGGTGAATCCGCCCCTGTGATACGTGAATCTGGCGGTGACTTTTCTGCCGTCACTGGTGGTACCCGCGTCTTGTCTGACTGGCTGGTGATGCGCGTGACCTCCAACCCCGGTGAAGCCTTCATCGACCGCATGATTGCCATGGTAGAAGGCGCGAAACGCCAGAAGACCCCGAATGAAGTTGCCCTGACCATTTTGCTGGTGGCCCTGACCATCATCTTCCTGGTGGTGACTGTCACCCTGCTGCCATTCTCGCTATTCAGTGTTGATGCTGCCAAGGCCGCGGGTTTTGCTTCTGCGCCTATCTCCATCACGGTGTTGATCGCTTTGCTGGTTTGCCTGATTCCCACCACCATAGGCGGCTTGCTGTCTGCGATTGGTGTGGCTGGCATGAGCCGCATGATGCAGGCGAATGTCATCGCCACATCTGGCCGTGCGGTTGAGGCTGCTGGTGACGTCGATGTATTGATGCTGGATAAGACTGGCACCATCACCCTGGGTAACCGCCAGGCGTCTGACTTTTTCCCAGCCCCTGGCATAACCCTGCCGCAACTGGCTGACTCTGCCCAACTGGCTTCCCTCGCCGATGAGACACCAGAAGGCCGCAGCATCGTCATCTTCGCCAAGCAAAAATATAATTTGCGTGAACGTGAGATGGCCAGCCTGAATGCGACTTTCGTGCAATTCACGGCCCAAACCCGCATGAGTGGTGTCGATATTGGCAACCGCCAGATACGCAAAGGCGCAGCAGATTCAGTCAAGAAATTCGTTGAATCCCTTGGCCGCCCCTTCCCTGCTGAACTCAGCAAAACTGTTGATGACATTTCACGCCGTGGCAGCACGCCATTGGTGGTCGTCGATGATGGCAAGGTCATGGGTGCGATAGAGCTCAAAGACATCGTCAAGGGCGGCATCAAGGAAAGGTTTGCCGAGCTGCGCCGCATGGGTATCAAGACCATCATGATTACCGGTGACAACAAGCTGACTGCAGCGGCGATTGCTGCCGAGGCCGGTGTCGATGACTTTTTGGCAGAAGCCACGCCAGAAGACAAGCTCAAGCTGATACGCAGTTACCAGGCTGAAGGCCGCCTGGTTGCCATGACGGGTGACGGTACCAATGATGCACCAGCACTGGCGCAGGCTGACGTGGCAGTCGCCATGGCATCCGGCACGCAGGCTGCAAAAGAGGCCGGCAATATGGTCGATCTGGATTCCAACCCTACCAAGCTGCTGGAAATCGTTGAAATAGGCAAACAGATGCTGATGACACGCGGTTCGTTGACGACGTTCTCGATTGCGAATGATATCGCCAAGTATTTTGCGATTATCCCGGCTGCCTTTATCGCCACTTATCCACAGCTCAAGGCGCTGGATATCATGCACCTGAGCAGCCCTTCATCGGCCATCATGTCTGCGGTGATCTTCAATGCCCTGATCATCGTTTTCCTGATCCCACTGGCTTTGAAGGGGGTGAAATACCGTGCCATCGGTGCATCGCTGCTGTTGCGTCGCAACCTGCTGATCTATGGCCTGGGTGGCATCATCTTGCCTTTTGTTGGCATCAAGCTGATTGATGTCATCCTGGCTGTGTTGCATCTTGCCTGAATTTATATCGCTCAATAAGGAATCATCATGAGTACTATTACAAACAATGACGCTGGTAGTTCAATTTTTCGTCCCGCCATCGTCCTGCTCGCCGGGCTGACACTGGTGGTTGGCGTCGTCTATCCCTTTGCCATGACAGGCCTGGGTAAAGTTATTTTTAGCAATCAGGCAGAAGGCAGCCTGATTGTACAGGATGGCAAGACTGTTGGCTCTTCCCTGATAGGTCAGGCTTTTTCTTCACCAAAATATTTTTGGGGCAGGCCATCTGCCACTGGCCCTATGCCAAATAATGCGGGCGGATCCAGCGGCTCCAATTTTGGCCCTACCAATGTGGCGCAAATTGATGCCATCAAAGGCAGGGTTGAGGCATTGAAAGCGGCTGACCCTGGCAATACTGCAAAAATCCCTGTTGATTTGGTGACGGCATCGGCCAGTGGCCTCGATCCTGAAATCAGCCTGGCGGCTGCCAACTACCAACTGGCCAGGGTGGCACGCGAACGCAAGGTGCAAGAGTCGCAAGTCAAGGCTATCATAGACCAACTGGCGCAACAGCCCACGCTGGGTTTGCTGGGTGAGGCCAGGGTCAATGTGCTGGCTTTGAATCTGGCACTGGACAAGCTCGGCAAGTAGTTTAAAAATAAGATCAATATGGCCACCAATAGCGAACAACGCCCTGACCCTGATGTCTTGCTTGCCCACGTGCAGGAGCAAGAACGCAGGGCCACGCGTGGCAAGCTGCGTATCTATTTCGGTGCATCTGCTGGCGTGGGCAAGACCTACGCCATGCTGACTGCCGCCCGCAAGCTGGTGGCTGAGGGCCAGCAGGTATTAGTCGGCGTCATAGAAACCCATGGCCGTGACGAAACCGCAGCCCTGGTCGAAGGACTGGAAGTCTTGCCACCCAAGGCGATAGCCTACCGTGACAAGACCCTCAGTGAATTTGACATCGACACCGCGCTGGAGCGTCATCCACCCTTGATACTGATGGATGAACTGGCACATTCGAATGCTGCCGGTTCCCGCCACCCCAAGCGCTGGCAAGATGTGGATGAATTGCTGAGTGCCGGTATCGATGTGTACACCACCGTCAATGTCCAGCATCTGGA
This is a stretch of genomic DNA from Undibacterium sp. KW1. It encodes these proteins:
- the kdpC gene encoding potassium-transporting ATPase subunit KdpC; the encoded protein is MSTITNNDAGSSIFRPAIVLLAGLTLVVGVVYPFAMTGLGKVIFSNQAEGSLIVQDGKTVGSSLIGQAFSSPKYFWGRPSATGPMPNNAGGSSGSNFGPTNVAQIDAIKGRVEALKAADPGNTAKIPVDLVTASASGLDPEISLAAANYQLARVARERKVQESQVKAIIDQLAQQPTLGLLGEARVNVLALNLALDKLGK
- the kdpB gene encoding potassium-transporting ATPase subunit KdpB; the encoded protein is MPAVIDSFKKLSPRTQLRSPVMFVVYVGSIITSMLFVQSLMGEGEASPGFILAISIWLWFTVLFANFAEALAEGRSKAQAASLRALKQTVMAKKLAIPKHGTTWLPAQANDLRKGDVVLVEANDVIPIDGEVIEGVATVDESAITGESAPVIRESGGDFSAVTGGTRVLSDWLVMRVTSNPGEAFIDRMIAMVEGAKRQKTPNEVALTILLVALTIIFLVVTVTLLPFSLFSVDAAKAAGFASAPISITVLIALLVCLIPTTIGGLLSAIGVAGMSRMMQANVIATSGRAVEAAGDVDVLMLDKTGTITLGNRQASDFFPAPGITLPQLADSAQLASLADETPEGRSIVIFAKQKYNLREREMASLNATFVQFTAQTRMSGVDIGNRQIRKGAADSVKKFVESLGRPFPAELSKTVDDISRRGSTPLVVVDDGKVMGAIELKDIVKGGIKERFAELRRMGIKTIMITGDNKLTAAAIAAEAGVDDFLAEATPEDKLKLIRSYQAEGRLVAMTGDGTNDAPALAQADVAVAMASGTQAAKEAGNMVDLDSNPTKLLEIVEIGKQMLMTRGSLTTFSIANDIAKYFAIIPAAFIATYPQLKALDIMHLSSPSSAIMSAVIFNALIIVFLIPLALKGVKYRAIGASLLLRRNLLIYGLGGIILPFVGIKLIDVILAVLHLA